From the genome of Alosa sapidissima isolate fAloSap1 chromosome 14, fAloSap1.pri, whole genome shotgun sequence, one region includes:
- the LOC121681287 gene encoding uncharacterized protein LOC121681287 isoform X8 → MCVLLPQMRAFTGLVVLLVTSTYGLDSMCDATQDAACYGALGGPVYLQLMRNTRGHDLSLNYNSKHVFKFRKSKSVFYEEFNTTSVLQRWKFVPDNGTMIINPAERRDAGTYRVEITESTGRVVKHTVQLTIEAMTTNNGVPMATTPPPTPTSTTSALLCVCSSGGISPVFISVWLAEIIILTSLLVGGYYLYIRNRTSHTPDERKDQEVELTLTSTSRRRRTPEKVQMQ, encoded by the exons atgtgtgtgttgcttccACAGATGAGAGCTTTTACTGGACTTGTTGTCCTACTGGTTACGTCAACTTAtg GTCTGGATTCCATGTGTGATGCTACTCAGGATGCTGCATGTTATGGGGCTCTGGGAGGACCTGTCTACCTGCAGCTGATGAGGAACACCAGAGGACACGATCTGAGCCTCAATTATAACagtaaacatgtttttaaattcaGAAAATCCAAGTCAGTGTTCTATGAGGAGTTCAATACCACATCAGTCCTCCAGAGGTGGAAGTTTGTTCCTGATAACGGGACCATGATTATCAAccctgcagagaggagagacgcagGAACATACAGAGTGGAAATCACTGAGTCAACGGGGAgagtagtgaaacacacagtacaGCTGACCATAGAAG CCATGACAACCAACAATGGAGTTCCCATGGCAACAACACCACCACCTACTCCAACATCTACAACCTcagctctgctgtgtgtgtgttcctctg GAGGTATTTCTCCAGTGTTCATCAGTGTGTGGCTGGCAGAGATCATCATCCTCACATCACTGCTGGTGGGAGGGTATTACCTCTACATAAGAAACAGGACATCACACACTCCAG ATGAGCGTAAGGACCAGGAAGTGGAGCTCACTCTGACCTCCACGAGTCGCAGGAGGAGGACACCAGAGAAGGTGCAGATGCAGTGA
- the LOC121681287 gene encoding uncharacterized protein LOC121681287 isoform X5 produces the protein MCVLLPQMRAFAGFVVLLVTSTYGLDSMCDATQDAACYGALGGPVYLQLMRNTRGHDLSLNYNSKHVFKFRKSKSVFYEEFNTTSVLQRWKFVPDNGTMIINPAERRDAGTYRVEITESTGRVVKHTVQLTIEATMTPTTTAPTTISSAAMTTNNGVPMATTPPPTPTSTTSALLCVCSSGGISPVFISVWLAEIIILTSLLVGGYYLYIRNRTSHTPDERKDQEVELTLTSTSRRRRTPEKVQMQ, from the exons GTCTGGATTCCATGTGTGATGCTACTCAGGATGCTGCATGTTATGGGGCTCTGGGAGGACCTGTCTACCTGCAGCTGATGAGGAACACCAGAGGACACGATCTGAGCCTCAATTATAACagtaaacatgtttttaaattcaGAAAATCCAAGTCAGTGTTCTATGAGGAGTTCAATACCACATCAGTCCTCCAGAGGTGGAAGTTTGTTCCTGATAACGGGACCATGATTATCAAccctgcagagaggagagacgcagGAACATACAGAGTGGAAATCACTGAGTCAACGGGGAgagtagtgaaacacacagtacaGCTGACCATAGAAG CCACCATGACACCAACaac aactgccCCCACAACTATCTCATCTGCAGCCATGACAACCAACAATGGAGTTCCCATGGCAACAACACCACCACCTACTCCAACATCTACAACCTcagctctgctgtgtgtgtgttcctctg GAGGTATTTCTCCAGTGTTCATCAGTGTGTGGCTGGCAGAGATCATCATCCTCACATCACTGCTGGTGGGAGGGTATTACCTCTACATAAGAAACAGGACATCACACACTCCAG ATGAGCGTAAGGACCAGGAAGTGGAGCTCACTCTGACCTCCACGAGTCGCAGGAGGAGGACACCAGAGAAGGTGCAGATGCAGTGA
- the LOC121681287 gene encoding uncharacterized protein LOC121681287 isoform X4, whose amino-acid sequence MCVLLPQMRAFTGLVVLLVTSTYGLDSMCDATQDAACYGALGGPVYLQLMRNTRGHDLSLNYNSKHVFKFRKSKSVFYEEFNTTSVLQRWKFVPDNGTMIINPAERRDAGTYRVEITESTGRVVKHTVQLTIEATMTPTTTAPTTISSAAMTTNNGVPMATTPPPTPTSTTSALLCVCSSGGISPVFISVWLAEIIILTSLLVGGYYLYIRNRTSHTPDERKDQEVELTLTSTSRRRRTPEKVQMQ is encoded by the exons atgtgtgtgttgcttccACAGATGAGAGCTTTTACTGGACTTGTTGTCCTACTGGTTACGTCAACTTAtg GTCTGGATTCCATGTGTGATGCTACTCAGGATGCTGCATGTTATGGGGCTCTGGGAGGACCTGTCTACCTGCAGCTGATGAGGAACACCAGAGGACACGATCTGAGCCTCAATTATAACagtaaacatgtttttaaattcaGAAAATCCAAGTCAGTGTTCTATGAGGAGTTCAATACCACATCAGTCCTCCAGAGGTGGAAGTTTGTTCCTGATAACGGGACCATGATTATCAAccctgcagagaggagagacgcagGAACATACAGAGTGGAAATCACTGAGTCAACGGGGAgagtagtgaaacacacagtacaGCTGACCATAGAAG CCACCATGACACCAACaac aactgccCCCACAACTATCTCATCTGCAGCCATGACAACCAACAATGGAGTTCCCATGGCAACAACACCACCACCTACTCCAACATCTACAACCTcagctctgctgtgtgtgtgttcctctg GAGGTATTTCTCCAGTGTTCATCAGTGTGTGGCTGGCAGAGATCATCATCCTCACATCACTGCTGGTGGGAGGGTATTACCTCTACATAAGAAACAGGACATCACACACTCCAG ATGAGCGTAAGGACCAGGAAGTGGAGCTCACTCTGACCTCCACGAGTCGCAGGAGGAGGACACCAGAGAAGGTGCAGATGCAGTGA
- the LOC121681287 gene encoding uncharacterized protein LOC121681287 isoform X9 → MCVLLPQMRAFTGLVVLLVTSTYGLDSMCDATQDAACYGALGGPVYLQLMRNTRGHDLSLNYNKRRDAGTYRVEITESTGRVVKHTVQLTIEATMTPTTTAPTTISSAAMTTNNGVPMATTPPPTPTSTTSALLCVCSSGGISPVFISVWLAEIIILTSLLVGGYYLYIRNRTSHTPDERKDQEVELTLTSTSRRRRTPEKVQMQ, encoded by the exons atgtgtgtgttgcttccACAGATGAGAGCTTTTACTGGACTTGTTGTCCTACTGGTTACGTCAACTTAtg GTCTGGATTCCATGTGTGATGCTACTCAGGATGCTGCATGTTATGGGGCTCTGGGAGGACCTGTCTACCTGCAGCTGATGAGGAACACCAGAGGACACGATCTGAGCCTCAATTATAACa agaggagagacgcagGAACATACAGAGTGGAAATCACTGAGTCAACGGGGAgagtagtgaaacacacagtacaGCTGACCATAGAAG CCACCATGACACCAACaac aactgccCCCACAACTATCTCATCTGCAGCCATGACAACCAACAATGGAGTTCCCATGGCAACAACACCACCACCTACTCCAACATCTACAACCTcagctctgctgtgtgtgtgttcctctg GAGGTATTTCTCCAGTGTTCATCAGTGTGTGGCTGGCAGAGATCATCATCCTCACATCACTGCTGGTGGGAGGGTATTACCTCTACATAAGAAACAGGACATCACACACTCCAG ATGAGCGTAAGGACCAGGAAGTGGAGCTCACTCTGACCTCCACGAGTCGCAGGAGGAGGACACCAGAGAAGGTGCAGATGCAGTGA